A single Dehalobacter sp. 12DCB1 DNA region contains:
- a CDS encoding response regulator, translating into MSSIKVMVVDDSLFSRTFIMEILRDSGLEVVGEADSYDSLIETYERCKPDVVTMDIVMPDIDGFECSRALFVKDPNAKIILVSSMKDEESEAEARRIGISGYIQKPVDGDYLVQMINNVMVPDIHYDHLLAYGLETFKESMTQNIARMTKSPVSFASYENFEDHYFSQGITAVIGLIGRHSGSMILDISMETAEKVVEIILKRAHRNREEVLAMVAELANIIAGIACSMLNKSDKTYSLSVSPPSLFYGTATEIMSPNLKMDAVKAETNFGNIFLGVGFKKGSSIWM; encoded by the coding sequence ATGAGTTCAATAAAAGTGATGGTCGTTGACGACTCTCTGTTTTCAAGAACGTTTATTATGGAAATACTTCGCGACAGTGGCTTGGAAGTCGTCGGGGAAGCCGATTCTTACGACAGCTTAATCGAAACATATGAACGGTGCAAACCCGATGTAGTAACGATGGATATTGTTATGCCTGATATAGACGGATTTGAGTGCAGCCGTGCTCTTTTTGTAAAAGACCCCAATGCAAAGATTATTCTTGTCAGTTCGATGAAGGACGAAGAATCGGAAGCTGAAGCGCGCCGCATCGGGATTTCCGGATACATTCAAAAACCTGTTGACGGCGACTACCTGGTTCAGATGATTAACAACGTTATGGTGCCGGATATTCATTATGACCATCTGCTCGCATATGGTCTGGAAACCTTTAAGGAATCTATGACCCAGAATATTGCCCGAATGACCAAATCACCCGTTTCTTTTGCTTCATACGAAAATTTTGAAGACCATTACTTTTCCCAGGGAATTACAGCTGTTATCGGGCTGATCGGCCGCCACTCCGGATCTATGATCTTAGATATATCGATGGAAACTGCGGAAAAGGTTGTTGAGATAATCCTGAAACGCGCTCATAGAAACCGTGAAGAGGTGTTGGCCATGGTTGCCGAACTGGCCAACATTATTGCCGGGATTGCCTGCTCGATGCTGAATAAATCCGATAAAACCTATAGTCTGAGCGTTTCTCCCCCCAGTCTTTTTTACGGTACCGCAACTGAAATTATGAGTCCAAATCTTAAAATGGATGCTGTGAAGGCAGAAACTAACTTTGGGAATATTTTCCTGGGTGTGGGTTTTAAGAAAGGGTCGAGTATATGGATGTAA
- a CDS encoding chemotaxis protein CheX, which translates to MDVSIINPLLTAFTEILPQLGFQSVERRKVSKIEAAFQYNGILLNISLFGTVKGAILFGMNVEAANKFASKMMMGVPVTELDAIAKSAISEMGNIICANTCTQFTKIGITDLDISPPTLMISENGEATLPVPKSIVVNFLIDDIELNAYVSLINSWSSSGIKEIK; encoded by the coding sequence ATGGATGTAAGTATTATTAATCCTCTTCTGACTGCTTTTACAGAAATTCTGCCTCAGCTCGGCTTCCAGTCGGTCGAACGGCGCAAGGTGTCCAAAATTGAAGCAGCCTTTCAGTATAATGGCATTCTTCTGAACATCTCACTTTTCGGAACAGTGAAAGGCGCGATCCTGTTCGGGATGAATGTTGAAGCTGCTAATAAGTTTGCATCAAAAATGATGATGGGCGTGCCGGTGACTGAACTGGATGCCATAGCCAAAAGCGCGATTTCCGAGATGGGGAATATAATCTGCGCGAATACCTGCACGCAGTTTACGAAAATTGGCATTACCGATCTGGATATTTCACCTCCGACCCTCATGATCAGTGAAAACGGTGAGGCAACCCTACCCGTGCCGAAATCAATTGTCGTAAATTTCCTGATTGATGATATTGAACTGAATGCCTACGTAAGCCTGATAAACAGTTGGAGTTCATCTGGCATAAAGGAAATCAAGTAA
- the sigH gene encoding RNA polymerase sporulation sigma factor SigH, producing the protein MTYSIQTEIPEEFEANEYIADEELVELAKIGDAEAQEYLINKYKNFVRAKARSYFLIGADREDIIQEGMIGLYKAIRDFRGDKLSSFRAFAELCITRQIITAIKTATRQKHIPLNSYVSLNKPIYDEDSDRTLLDVISGNKITDPEELIISREEFDDIEEKMGEILSSLEWEVLMSYLEGKSYQEIAVDLDRHVKSIDNALQRVKRKLERYLEHRGA; encoded by the coding sequence TTGACTTACAGTATCCAGACAGAGATTCCAGAAGAATTCGAGGCTAATGAATACATAGCGGATGAGGAACTAGTTGAGTTAGCAAAGATCGGTGACGCAGAAGCTCAGGAGTACTTAATCAATAAGTACAAGAATTTTGTCAGGGCAAAAGCCAGATCGTATTTTTTGATCGGCGCAGATAGAGAAGATATTATTCAAGAAGGCATGATTGGGCTGTATAAAGCAATTCGTGACTTCCGTGGGGACAAGCTTTCCTCTTTCAGAGCATTTGCCGAGTTGTGCATAACTCGGCAGATCATTACAGCGATCAAGACGGCTACCAGACAAAAACATATTCCGCTCAATTCGTACGTATCGCTAAACAAACCTATTTACGATGAGGATTCCGACAGGACACTCTTGGATGTTATTTCTGGAAATAAAATCACGGATCCCGAGGAACTGATCATCAGCAGGGAAGAATTTGACGATATTGAAGAAAAAATGGGCGAAATTTTAAGTTCGCTCGAATGGGAAGTGCTGATGTCCTATCTTGAAGGCAAATCTTATCAGGAGATTGCCGTTGATCTTGACAGGCATGTCAAATCCATTGACAATGCACTGCAGCGGGTCAAGCGAAAGTTGGAAAGGTATCTGGAGCACAGAGGGGCCTAA
- the rlmB gene encoding 23S rRNA (guanosine(2251)-2'-O)-methyltransferase RlmB, with protein sequence MEENIVCGRNAVTELIKSGNPVNKVLVKNEKGPGRNSDILHLLKTRGIPYQFVENTVLDKYTAGEKHQGVVAFAAAKEYAEPSDILEIARQRGEDPFILVLDEIEDPHNLGALLRTADAAGVHGVIIPKRRSAALTPAVGRTSAGAVEYVPVARVSNLVQTLKYLKEEGCWVSGAEAGGKDIYQAELKGSRVIVIGGEDKGLGRLIRETCDEIISLPMCGRISSLNASVAGSIIMYEVRRQRNQT encoded by the coding sequence TTGGAAGAAAATATTGTGTGCGGACGCAACGCTGTGACCGAACTGATCAAATCCGGGAATCCGGTAAATAAAGTGCTGGTCAAAAATGAAAAGGGGCCGGGAAGAAATTCGGACATCCTGCATCTGCTTAAAACACGCGGCATACCGTATCAATTTGTGGAAAATACTGTCCTGGACAAATATACTGCCGGAGAAAAGCATCAAGGAGTGGTGGCATTTGCTGCTGCCAAAGAATATGCAGAACCATCCGATATTTTGGAGATAGCAAGGCAAAGAGGGGAAGATCCATTTATCCTTGTTCTGGATGAGATCGAGGATCCGCATAATCTAGGAGCCCTTCTTCGAACTGCCGATGCAGCGGGTGTTCATGGGGTTATCATTCCCAAAAGAAGAAGTGCCGCGCTCACACCAGCTGTCGGCAGAACGTCGGCCGGAGCTGTGGAATATGTGCCTGTGGCCAGAGTAAGTAACCTTGTCCAGACACTTAAATATCTCAAAGAAGAGGGCTGCTGGGTATCCGGTGCGGAAGCAGGCGGCAAAGATATCTATCAGGCGGAACTGAAAGGGTCAAGGGTCATCGTCATTGGCGGAGAGGATAAGGGACTCGGGAGACTGATCCGAGAAACCTGCGATGAAATTATATCCTTGCCAATGTGTGGCAGAATTTCATCTTTAAATGCCAGCGTAGCCGGGTCTATCATCATGTATGAGGTCCGGAGACAGAGAAATCAGACTTAA
- a CDS encoding dihydrofolate reductase, with the protein MKAVVSVDQNWGIGYKGNLLLKIPQDMKFFKQMTVGKVVVMGRGTYESLPGKEPLKDRTNIVLSTNRDFRDNRVISCHSLDDLLQELKKYPSDDICVIGGESLFQLLMPYLDELYVTKIRHTFPADRHFRNVDEDDNWRVESEGELHTYNDIQYSVVKYVRK; encoded by the coding sequence ATGAAAGCGGTTGTTTCGGTAGATCAAAACTGGGGTATCGGTTATAAAGGAAACCTGTTGCTGAAAATCCCGCAAGATATGAAGTTTTTTAAGCAGATGACTGTCGGCAAGGTTGTGGTCATGGGCAGAGGAACCTATGAATCATTGCCAGGAAAAGAACCCTTGAAGGACAGAACCAATATCGTCTTGAGTACAAACAGGGATTTCCGGGATAATAGAGTTATTAGCTGTCACTCTCTGGATGACCTGCTTCAGGAGTTAAAAAAATACCCTTCGGACGATATCTGTGTGATCGGCGGAGAATCGCTTTTTCAGCTGCTCATGCCCTATTTGGATGAACTGTATGTGACAAAAATCAGGCACACATTCCCTGCGGATAGGCATTTTAGAAATGTCGACGAAGATGACAACTGGAGAGTTGAGTCCGAAGGTGAATTGCATACTTATAATGACATTCAGTACAGTGTTGTAAAATATGTAAGAAAGTGA
- a CDS encoding FAD-dependent thymidylate synthase, protein MKITNFEHTGLDRVADWIKRNHLSGISGTELKKILKTANIFFVAEGINRVQSMLLCELKASYVQQSQRYVAFDQDAFAFPDLPPEDCHRAWELGQQALDLYTRMCALKEGGFKGRPKPEHYLYAIPIEDARYILPLAAKTNLSVSMSGDKLWEFFLLFNDRRYEGIFDTLKNELEAFLPVELRALFPCGYDSTEESAIIEDFYRTDLARINPEDDLILMSGYQEPDIKAGLGALTSTQSRASSEVLLSWGEEAPVKAKEIVRRVLGYGHESIAEQSRTTFGMMCSLVTYHQQIRHRLPEMFREDFSNLFSDMKRPVIIPDSICNSPFLEEFLDLTEAYRTFSREIYQKFGLGKAMPFILNCQLIKMIMSTNARIDNQMLSERTCMNAQWEIRKLAVKKLKILRELSDVLYEKALPPCLVSKCHEGKMTCGRQQEVRELFDFRK, encoded by the coding sequence ATGAAGATCACGAATTTTGAACATACCGGACTGGACCGGGTTGCAGACTGGATTAAACGAAATCATTTAAGCGGAATATCCGGCACGGAACTAAAGAAAATTTTGAAAACAGCCAATATATTCTTTGTTGCCGAAGGCATCAATCGGGTTCAGAGTATGTTGCTCTGTGAGCTGAAAGCATCCTATGTCCAACAAAGTCAAAGATATGTGGCATTTGATCAGGACGCGTTTGCTTTTCCCGACCTGCCGCCTGAAGATTGCCACAGAGCCTGGGAACTTGGGCAGCAGGCATTAGATCTGTATACCAGAATGTGTGCACTGAAGGAAGGCGGATTTAAAGGGAGACCTAAGCCCGAGCATTACCTTTACGCGATTCCGATCGAAGATGCCCGCTATATCCTGCCGCTTGCGGCAAAGACGAATCTATCCGTTTCGATGTCCGGAGATAAACTGTGGGAGTTCTTTCTTTTATTCAATGACAGGAGATATGAAGGGATATTCGACACTTTGAAAAATGAGCTGGAAGCTTTTCTTCCAGTTGAATTACGCGCACTGTTCCCCTGTGGCTATGACAGTACGGAGGAATCAGCAATCATTGAAGACTTCTATCGGACAGATTTGGCGAGGATCAATCCCGAAGATGATCTCATCTTAATGTCCGGTTATCAGGAACCGGACATTAAGGCTGGCCTGGGCGCTCTGACCAGCACCCAAAGCAGGGCGTCTTCCGAAGTTTTACTATCCTGGGGGGAAGAAGCTCCGGTCAAGGCGAAAGAAATTGTCCGGAGGGTACTTGGTTACGGGCATGAAAGCATTGCCGAACAGTCCCGGACCACTTTTGGGATGATGTGTTCCCTGGTGACGTATCACCAGCAGATCCGTCACCGTCTGCCGGAAATGTTCCGGGAAGATTTCAGTAACCTTTTCAGCGACATGAAAAGACCAGTAATTATTCCGGATAGCATTTGTAATTCCCCATTTTTGGAGGAGTTCTTGGATCTAACGGAAGCCTATCGGACATTTTCCAGGGAGATTTATCAAAAATTTGGGTTGGGTAAAGCTATGCCATTTATTCTGAACTGCCAGCTTATAAAAATGATCATGTCCACGAATGCAAGGATAGACAATCAGATGCTCTCGGAAAGGACCTGTATGAATGCCCAGTGGGAAATCAGAAAGCTCGCTGTCAAGAAACTGAAAATCCTCAGAGAATTATCCGATGTACTCTATGAAAAAGCGCTGCCGCCCTGTCTGGTCAGCAAATGCCATGAAGGGAAGATGACGTGCGGCAGACAGCAGGAAGTAAGAGAGCTGTTTGATTTCAGGAAATAA
- a CDS encoding ribonuclease III domain-containing protein encodes MPKHNEPEQDNDMPDIWSVQINKRWQDINILLLAYIGDAVYELWVRKHLLEQDIAKVQLMHKRAIFYVQAKTQAGILRHLMNELDETETEVVLRGRNAKGHYPRSIDVVTYRHSTAFEALIGYWHITGQNTRMSAVLNSIDGILETMATENNKKTERDTLPEETGKRGESEHEDHEF; translated from the coding sequence TTGCCTAAGCATAACGAACCTGAACAGGATAACGACATGCCGGATATTTGGTCGGTACAAATCAATAAGCGGTGGCAGGATATTAATATCCTGCTGCTCGCCTATATAGGTGACGCCGTTTACGAATTATGGGTGCGCAAGCATCTTCTGGAGCAGGACATTGCCAAGGTACAACTCATGCATAAGCGGGCTATTTTCTATGTACAGGCCAAAACGCAAGCAGGTATTTTGAGGCATCTCATGAACGAACTGGATGAAACGGAGACGGAGGTTGTTCTGAGGGGGCGTAATGCGAAGGGCCACTATCCGCGCAGTATTGATGTTGTCACCTACAGGCATTCTACAGCCTTCGAAGCACTTATCGGCTACTGGCATATTACTGGCCAAAATACGCGGATGAGCGCGGTTCTAAACAGCATAGACGGGATTCTTGAGACAATGGCGACAGAAAATAACAAGAAAACAGAAAGAGACACTTTACCCGAAGAAACTGGAAAACGGGGGGAGTCAGAGCATGAAGATCACGAATTTTGA
- the cysS gene encoding cysteine--tRNA ligase produces the protein MAIRLYNTLTRRKEEFVPRELGKASMYACGPTTYNYFHLGNARMLVVFDMVRRYLIHKGFVVTYVQNFTDVDDKIINRAAEEGCDPIALAGKYINEYFTDAKALNILPADIHPKATEHIPEMIDIIRRLEEKGLAYHIDGDVYFAVDKFPGYGKLSGRTLEDMQAGARVEVDDKKHNPMDFALWKKAKAGEPFWESPWGKGRPGWHIECSAMSLKYLGPGFDIHGGGGDLVFPHHENEIAQSEGCLEGQQFARYWMHNAFITINQEKMSKSLGNFFLVRDVTEKFPGDVIRFYLLGTHYRSPLDFDDEKLVMASKGLDRLKNSVRLAKEALGKALGKEGRSFGMITGNPDLKADNEMAGVCLEARNAFEQAMDDDFNSAQAYAALFELAKGINTYLAKGSIETESLAEAARTLIELAGILGFDLEVEAEASQEDSGKLAQVMELVMEIRANARKNKDWTTADLIRDRIKDIGIVIEDTPEGARWYLK, from the coding sequence ATGGCGATCAGACTGTATAATACACTTACGCGTCGCAAAGAAGAGTTTGTGCCGAGGGAACTGGGAAAGGCTTCAATGTACGCCTGCGGCCCAACGACGTATAATTATTTTCATTTGGGAAATGCCCGGATGCTGGTGGTTTTCGATATGGTCAGGCGCTACCTGATCCATAAAGGATTTGTCGTCACGTATGTCCAAAATTTCACCGACGTTGATGATAAAATCATTAACCGCGCCGCTGAAGAAGGTTGTGACCCGATAGCACTAGCCGGTAAATATATTAATGAGTACTTTACGGATGCCAAGGCTTTGAATATTCTTCCTGCCGATATTCATCCGAAAGCCACGGAACATATCCCGGAGATGATTGATATTATCCGCAGGCTGGAGGAAAAGGGCTTAGCCTATCATATTGACGGAGATGTTTATTTTGCTGTGGACAAATTCCCGGGATACGGTAAGCTGTCCGGCCGGACCCTTGAAGATATGCAGGCCGGGGCGCGTGTAGAGGTGGATGACAAGAAGCATAACCCGATGGATTTTGCACTATGGAAAAAAGCCAAAGCGGGTGAACCTTTCTGGGAAAGTCCTTGGGGTAAAGGAAGGCCCGGCTGGCATATTGAATGTTCAGCGATGTCCTTGAAATACCTCGGTCCTGGGTTTGATATTCATGGGGGCGGAGGCGACCTGGTTTTTCCGCATCATGAGAATGAAATTGCGCAGTCCGAAGGCTGTCTGGAGGGCCAACAGTTTGCTCGGTACTGGATGCATAATGCGTTTATTACTATTAATCAGGAGAAAATGTCCAAATCGCTGGGGAATTTCTTTCTGGTCAGAGATGTTACCGAAAAATTCCCGGGAGATGTTATCCGTTTTTATCTGCTCGGAACACACTACCGCAGTCCGCTGGATTTTGATGATGAGAAGCTAGTCATGGCCTCTAAAGGATTGGACCGTCTGAAAAACAGCGTGCGTCTGGCCAAAGAGGCGTTGGGCAAAGCACTGGGTAAAGAGGGTAGGTCGTTCGGTATGATTACTGGAAACCCGGATCTGAAGGCGGACAATGAAATGGCTGGGGTCTGCCTGGAAGCTAGGAATGCTTTCGAACAGGCTATGGACGATGATTTTAATTCGGCCCAGGCTTATGCAGCTTTATTCGAGTTGGCCAAAGGAATTAATACGTATCTTGCCAAAGGTTCTATAGAGACTGAATCTTTAGCTGAAGCAGCACGGACTTTGATCGAGCTGGCTGGGATACTTGGATTTGATCTGGAGGTTGAGGCCGAAGCCTCACAGGAGGATTCCGGAAAATTGGCCCAGGTCATGGAGCTTGTGATGGAGATCAGAGCCAATGCCCGTAAGAACAAAGACTGGACGACTGCGGATCTCATCAGGGACAGGATTAAAGACATCGGGATTGTGATTGAAGATACCCCCGAGGGTGCCCGTTGGTATTTGAAATAG
- the gltX gene encoding glutamate--tRNA ligase, which yields MTVKVRFAPSPTGPLHIGGARSALFNYLFAAGKGGTFVFRIEDTDLERSSRESEQDIMKALHWLGITWDEGIDAGGDSGPYRQTERLGTYREYTDKLLQSGHAYLCYCSEEELEQERQELSSRGETPRYLGKCRTLTTEQRQAYEMEGRKPVVRFRVPEGQDIVINDSVRGKVVFESDGIGDYIIVKSDGIPTYNYAVVIDDVLMGITHVVRGEEHLSNTPRQVLIYEALGMKAPDFAHISLILNTEGRKMSKRDGDTAVMDYFHKGYLPEAVVNFIALLGWSPSGEQEFFTIEELKKEFSLEKVSKSPAVFDLNKLNYINAHYLKQTASADLVRLVLPFLREKGLFPNELSSAEQQWVTGFIDAVKEKINCLSEVKSYIHYFIGTEIDVLPEEAEAIMKADTVPAVLQLFAAKVRETALLDAPAAKNILKEITKELNLKGKDVFMPVRIALTGQMHGPDLDRIMELLGKENIYGRLEKTSVYPK from the coding sequence ATGACGGTGAAAGTAAGGTTTGCTCCAAGCCCGACCGGGCCCCTGCATATCGGAGGAGCAAGGTCAGCTCTTTTTAATTATTTGTTTGCAGCAGGCAAAGGTGGGACCTTTGTCTTTAGGATAGAGGATACCGACCTGGAACGGTCGAGCCGCGAATCAGAGCAGGATATCATGAAAGCGCTACACTGGCTGGGGATCACCTGGGATGAGGGGATAGACGCCGGCGGAGATTCCGGCCCTTACAGGCAGACGGAAAGGCTCGGTACATACCGTGAATACACGGATAAGCTTCTTCAAAGCGGACATGCTTACCTGTGCTACTGTTCGGAAGAAGAACTGGAGCAGGAACGTCAGGAGCTGAGTTCCCGTGGGGAGACCCCGCGCTATCTCGGAAAATGCCGGACGCTGACCACAGAACAACGCCAGGCTTATGAAATGGAAGGACGGAAGCCCGTTGTCCGCTTCCGAGTGCCGGAAGGTCAGGATATTGTGATCAATGACTCGGTCAGAGGAAAAGTCGTTTTCGAAAGTGATGGAATCGGGGATTATATCATTGTCAAATCAGATGGAATCCCAACCTACAACTATGCCGTGGTCATCGACGATGTCCTGATGGGCATTACGCATGTTGTCAGAGGCGAAGAACATCTATCGAATACGCCGCGTCAGGTCCTAATTTATGAGGCTCTTGGAATGAAAGCGCCCGATTTTGCCCATATCTCCTTGATTTTGAATACGGAAGGGCGGAAGATGAGCAAACGGGACGGGGATACTGCTGTCATGGATTATTTCCATAAAGGGTATCTGCCGGAGGCCGTCGTGAACTTTATTGCGCTTTTAGGCTGGTCGCCCTCCGGTGAGCAGGAGTTCTTTACGATCGAAGAACTCAAGAAAGAATTTTCATTGGAGAAAGTATCAAAGAGCCCGGCAGTTTTTGATTTGAATAAGCTGAACTATATTAATGCGCATTACCTGAAACAGACTGCTTCGGCAGACCTTGTTCGGCTGGTGCTGCCGTTTTTGAGAGAAAAAGGACTTTTTCCGAATGAACTTTCTTCGGCCGAACAGCAGTGGGTGACCGGCTTTATTGATGCCGTCAAGGAAAAAATCAACTGCTTAAGTGAGGTTAAGTCCTATATTCATTATTTTATTGGAACAGAAATTGATGTGCTGCCGGAGGAAGCTGAAGCGATTATGAAGGCGGATACCGTACCGGCAGTATTGCAGCTTTTTGCAGCTAAGGTCCGGGAAACCGCCTTGCTCGACGCGCCAGCAGCCAAGAACATTTTAAAAGAGATTACCAAAGAACTTAACCTGAAAGGCAAGGACGTGTTTATGCCAGTCAGGATTGCACTTACGGGGCAGATGCATGGCCCTGATCTCGACCGGATCATGGAGCTTCTAGGCAAAGAAAACATTTACGGGAGATTGGAGAAGACGTCTGTTTATCCGAAGTAA
- the ispD gene encoding 2-C-methyl-D-erythritol 4-phosphate cytidylyltransferase, with translation MSLMRSANIAAIVPAAGRGKRMGGQGNKLLLELAGTPILVFTLKTLEFCPLIKEIIIPAAGIDILAIKKLVEKYSLKKVTAVVEGGAERQDSVYRALQSLSPEVDSVIVHDGARPLLTLDDLNRFLEETADLEAAVMAVPLKDTVKKVDAQGRVMETPPREQLRGIQTPQIFNRNLLEKVHKLAFEQQYLATDDASLFEWQGLPVRVVKGNYENIKVTTPEDILWAESILCRRREVPPMKIGLGYDVHALIEGRTLILGGVEIPHEKGLLGHSDADVLTHAVMDAILGACALGDIGKHFPDSDARYKGISSLALLAEVVKLAQGEGYRLGNLDSIIVAQKPKVLPYIAQMRKNLAEILNASPDCISIKATTTECLGFEGREEGISSQAIVCLLPV, from the coding sequence ATGAGTTTAATGCGTTCGGCTAATATCGCTGCTATCGTACCTGCCGCCGGGCGGGGAAAAAGGATGGGGGGTCAAGGCAACAAGCTTCTGCTTGAACTTGCCGGGACCCCTATCCTTGTTTTTACTCTTAAAACACTGGAATTTTGTCCGCTGATTAAAGAGATCATTATTCCTGCGGCAGGGATAGATATTTTGGCAATTAAAAAGTTGGTGGAAAAATACAGCCTAAAAAAGGTGACAGCAGTGGTTGAGGGAGGTGCCGAAAGGCAGGACTCCGTTTACCGGGCGCTTCAGTCCTTAAGTCCTGAGGTGGACAGCGTGATCGTCCATGACGGTGCCAGACCCTTATTAACACTGGATGATCTGAACCGTTTTCTTGAAGAAACGGCAGACCTTGAAGCGGCTGTCATGGCTGTACCTTTGAAAGATACTGTAAAAAAGGTGGATGCTCAGGGCCGAGTTATGGAAACACCCCCACGGGAACAGCTCCGGGGGATTCAGACACCGCAGATTTTTAACCGGAACCTTTTAGAAAAAGTACACAAACTTGCCTTTGAACAGCAGTACCTGGCCACGGACGATGCTTCTCTGTTTGAGTGGCAGGGTTTACCGGTCAGGGTTGTTAAAGGCAATTACGAGAATATCAAAGTGACCACGCCTGAAGATATACTTTGGGCCGAGTCCATCCTGTGCAGAAGAAGAGAGGTGCCTCCAATGAAGATAGGACTGGGCTACGATGTCCATGCACTGATTGAGGGACGGACGTTAATTCTGGGCGGAGTAGAAATTCCTCATGAGAAAGGACTTTTGGGGCATTCTGATGCAGATGTCCTGACGCATGCTGTAATGGATGCGATTCTCGGGGCTTGTGCGCTTGGTGATATTGGTAAACATTTTCCCGACAGCGATGCCCGGTACAAAGGCATTTCCAGTCTGGCACTGCTGGCTGAAGTTGTAAAGCTTGCGCAAGGCGAAGGCTATAGGCTTGGGAATCTGGATAGTATTATTGTCGCTCAGAAACCGAAAGTGCTGCCTTATATCGCGCAGATGAGAAAGAATCTGGCAGAGATTCTGAACGCAAGTCCGGACTGTATATCGATCAAGGCAACGACAACGGAATGCCTGGGCTTCGAGGGCAGAGAAGAAGGAATCAGTTCGCAGGCAATTGTTTGTCTTTTACCCGTATGA
- a CDS encoding PIN/TRAM domain-containing protein: MLSKIVRGIITLLFGAAGIYVDYLILKVVDIRQLSQTLGFEIHLYWTYIIIFTVLSAFGFFLAPVCMKVFIGLVKWLESKLTRMPIHDLVGGSLGGIVGLLIARLICITFVDIPFLGPILSVIVSLLLGYVGLIIGINRKDDILGFFNFLPKLKGERAEKEKNKDKGHGKQPAAGYKVLDTSVIIDGRIADIVKTSFLDGVLLIPGFVLEELRHIADSSDALKRNRGRRGLDILNQISKESVIKVEIYEGDFEDIAEVDSKLVKLANILDAPILTNDYNLNKVAELQGIKVLNINELANAVKPVVLPGEEMYIQIMKEGKEAGQGVAYLDDGTMVVVDGGRRYIGQQTTVLVTTVLQTAAGRMIFAKPKGMQEKSSEEFSHEFNAFG; this comes from the coding sequence ATGCTTAGCAAAATTGTTCGCGGCATCATTACGCTGCTGTTTGGAGCAGCAGGAATTTACGTAGATTACTTGATATTAAAGGTTGTCGATATTCGTCAGCTTAGCCAGACATTAGGTTTTGAGATTCACTTATACTGGACTTATATTATTATTTTTACTGTGTTATCTGCTTTTGGTTTCTTTCTCGCCCCTGTATGTATGAAAGTCTTTATTGGCCTTGTCAAATGGCTGGAAAGCAAACTTACCCGCATGCCGATTCACGATCTAGTCGGAGGTTCACTTGGGGGTATTGTCGGTTTGCTGATTGCCCGTCTGATTTGCATTACTTTTGTGGATATTCCGTTTCTCGGTCCGATTCTGTCGGTCATTGTCAGCTTGTTACTTGGCTACGTCGGCCTGATTATTGGGATCAATCGCAAGGATGATATTCTTGGATTTTTCAACTTTTTACCCAAGCTGAAAGGGGAACGTGCTGAAAAAGAAAAGAATAAGGATAAAGGGCACGGGAAGCAGCCTGCTGCAGGCTATAAAGTGCTTGATACCAGTGTGATTATTGACGGCAGAATAGCGGATATTGTTAAAACGAGTTTTTTAGATGGGGTTCTTCTCATTCCTGGTTTTGTTCTGGAAGAGCTCAGACATATTGCCGATTCTTCAGACGCCCTCAAAAGAAACCGGGGTCGGAGAGGGCTTGATATCTTGAACCAGATTTCTAAGGAATCGGTCATCAAGGTTGAGATCTACGAAGGTGATTTTGAAGACATCGCTGAAGTGGATAGTAAGCTTGTCAAACTGGCGAATATTCTAGACGCGCCGATATTGACCAATGATTATAACCTGAACAAAGTGGCCGAGCTTCAGGGGATAAAAGTCTTAAATATCAATGAATTGGCCAATGCTGTAAAACCAGTCGTCCTTCCGGGCGAAGAGATGTATATTCAGATTATGAAGGAAGGAAAAGAGGCTGGACAGGGTGTAGCTTATCTAGACGATGGAACGATGGTTGTCGTTGACGGAGGACGCAGGTACATTGGGCAACAGACCACCGTACTGGTTACGACTGTTCTGCAAACGGCTGCAGGTAGGATGATCTTTGCTAAACCCAAAGGGATGCAGGAAAAATCATCTGAGGAGTTTTCCCATGAGTTTAATGCGTTCGGCTAA